Proteins from a single region of Paenibacillus sp. BIHB 4019:
- a CDS encoding sugar phosphate isomerase/epimerase family protein, whose protein sequence is MQLTNKIGVIVDSFGVGVSEGLRRAKDVGAEGVQIYAVDGEMDPAVLTGVKRKQLKDEIAQLGLEISALCGDLGGHGFQDKRANPLKIEKSKRILDLAVELGTNIVTTHIGIVPDDPNSEVYASMQQACEELANYATSQQAYFAIETGPETAAHLKAFLDTLGSRGVSVNFDPANMVMVTGDDPVNGLYLLRDYVVHTHVKDGVRHRVVDPRQVYGALGYEKMDHGQIAQMVTEGPDFSELPLGEGRVNFDAYFKMIQSIGYQGYLTIEREVGTQPEEDIRKAVEFIKRYR, encoded by the coding sequence ATGCAGCTTACAAACAAAATTGGAGTAATTGTCGATAGCTTTGGCGTCGGCGTAAGCGAAGGCTTGCGACGGGCAAAGGACGTTGGAGCGGAGGGTGTGCAAATATATGCTGTGGATGGAGAAATGGACCCTGCTGTACTGACAGGAGTCAAACGCAAGCAGCTCAAGGACGAAATTGCCCAGCTAGGGCTTGAAATATCGGCGTTATGCGGCGATTTAGGTGGACATGGTTTTCAGGACAAAAGGGCCAATCCGTTAAAAATCGAAAAATCCAAACGCATTCTGGATTTAGCGGTTGAGCTAGGGACAAACATTGTCACGACCCATATTGGCATCGTACCGGACGATCCGAATAGCGAAGTGTATGCGTCCATGCAGCAGGCGTGCGAGGAGCTGGCGAATTATGCAACTAGCCAACAGGCGTATTTTGCGATTGAGACGGGGCCGGAAACAGCGGCGCATCTGAAGGCATTCCTGGATACGCTAGGCTCGCGGGGCGTCTCGGTTAATTTTGATCCGGCGAATATGGTCATGGTTACTGGAGATGATCCTGTGAATGGGCTGTACCTCCTAAGGGATTATGTTGTGCATACGCATGTGAAGGATGGCGTCCGCCACCGTGTTGTGGACCCCCGGCAAGTATATGGAGCGCTAGGCTATGAAAAAATGGACCATGGGCAAATTGCGCAAATGGTGACCGAAGGCCCGGACTTTTCAGAGCTGCCCCTTGGCGAGGGCCGCGTAAATTTTGATGCTTATTTTAAGATGATTCAGTCGATCGGGTATCAGGGCTATTTGACGATTGAGCGCGAGGTTGGTACGCAGCCTGAGGAGGATATTCGCAAAGCTGTCGAGTTTATTAAACGATACCGCTAA
- a CDS encoding 3-hydroxyacyl-CoA dehydrogenase NAD-binding domain-containing protein, whose amino-acid sequence MSIKKVGVVGAGTMGQGIAEMLASNGLDVHLIEISEERLTYGRQMIELSLDKQIEKWALTQAEKKLIMNRIHMTLSYNALAECELVIETVTEDLESKKAVISQIDDICGADVILASNTSTLSLTELASASAHPERVIGLHFIYPVLKIDLVEIVRGLKTSEDTFTSTKHFVEEIIHKKGVMVFESPGFVTSRLICLFINEALHVLEEGVASAEDIDSAMRIGYSFQHGPFEMADRFGLDSVLAALDRMFREYGELKYRPSIVLKKMVRAGQLGAKTGVGFFKYDKDGDRI is encoded by the coding sequence ATGTCTATCAAAAAAGTTGGCGTAGTTGGCGCAGGAACAATGGGCCAGGGTATTGCTGAAATGTTGGCCTCTAATGGGCTGGACGTTCATTTAATCGAGATTTCGGAAGAACGATTGACATATGGCAGGCAAATGATCGAACTTAGCCTGGATAAACAAATCGAGAAATGGGCTTTGACACAGGCGGAGAAGAAGCTGATTATGAATCGTATTCATATGACATTGTCTTATAATGCACTGGCCGAATGCGAGCTTGTCATTGAGACGGTTACCGAGGACTTGGAAAGCAAGAAGGCTGTCATTAGCCAAATAGACGACATTTGCGGCGCTGATGTTATTTTGGCGAGCAATACGTCGACGCTCAGCTTGACGGAGCTGGCTAGTGCATCTGCACATCCGGAACGGGTGATTGGGCTTCATTTCATCTATCCGGTACTCAAAATCGATTTGGTGGAAATTGTTCGTGGCCTTAAAACGAGCGAGGATACCTTTACGAGCACGAAACATTTCGTTGAAGAAATTATTCATAAAAAAGGCGTCATGGTATTTGAATCTCCCGGATTCGTAACCTCCCGCCTTATTTGCTTGTTCATAAACGAAGCTCTGCACGTATTGGAGGAAGGCGTTGCTTCTGCGGAAGACATCGATAGCGCGATGCGTATCGGCTATTCCTTCCAGCACGGTCCTTTCGAGATGGCAGACCGCTTCGGCCTCGATTCGGTGCTTGCTGCACTGGACCGCATGTTCCGCGAATATGGCGAGCTCAAATACCGCCCTTCCATCGTCTTGAAAAAAATGGTGCGTGCTGGCCAACTGGGTGCGAAAACAGGCGTTGGCTTTTTCAAATATGACAAGGATGGGGATCGGATCTAA
- a CDS encoding DnaD domain protein, which translates to MSNDDIWKAYSRGMAAVMEEGGVHIYAVLLRSYRQLGLTDSELLLLLQLKAFRETEENGFPTPDELAERMGASERSIVEQLGKLMKEGFLAIDEHLDSQTGIQSEQYNWSGWLLKAAEWAALEKRESKKAEKAQRQPVQRVANPVNLFNIFEQEFGRLLSPIECETISGWMDEDKYAEELIRFALKEAVFAGKLSFRYIDRILIEWSRNRVTNEDEARAHAQRFRGGRG; encoded by the coding sequence GTGAGCAATGATGACATCTGGAAAGCTTACTCGCGCGGTATGGCGGCTGTAATGGAGGAGGGCGGAGTGCATATTTACGCCGTGCTGCTACGTTCTTATCGGCAGCTTGGGCTGACGGATAGCGAGCTGCTGCTGCTGCTGCAGCTCAAGGCATTTCGGGAAACGGAGGAAAATGGTTTCCCGACGCCAGACGAGCTGGCGGAGCGTATGGGCGCAAGCGAGCGCAGCATTGTAGAGCAGCTTGGGAAGCTTATGAAAGAAGGCTTCCTAGCGATAGATGAGCACTTGGACTCCCAAACAGGCATCCAATCCGAGCAGTATAACTGGAGCGGCTGGCTGCTAAAGGCAGCGGAATGGGCAGCTCTGGAAAAACGCGAGTCGAAAAAAGCGGAGAAAGCGCAGCGCCAGCCGGTGCAGCGCGTTGCAAATCCGGTGAATCTGTTTAATATTTTTGAACAGGAGTTTGGCCGGCTGCTATCCCCCATTGAATGCGAGACCATTAGCGGGTGGATGGACGAGGATAAATATGCGGAAGAGCTTATTCGCTTCGCCCTTAAGGAAGCGGTATTTGCCGGGAAGCTAAGCTTCCGCTACATTGACCGCATCTTAATCGAGTGGAGCCGCAATCGTGTAACGAACGAGGATGAAGCTCGTGCCCATGCGCAGCGTTTTCGCGGCGGCAGGGGATAA
- a CDS encoding acetate kinase: MKVLVINAGSSSLKYQLYDMRDESVLASGRVERIGMDSSIVTHEPADKPEVRDVSEILDHVTAVKKVIDMLTHPDHGAVATMDEIEAVGHRVVHGGEVFNSSTLVTPEVKLEIRRLFDLAPLHNPAHMMGITAVEANMPGVPQAVVFDTAFHQSMPNTSYLYPIPQVLYRRHKVRRYGFHGTSHQYVSQQGAELLGKPLESLKMVTAHIGNGASCTAILDGKSFDTSMGMTPLEGLMMGTRSGDLDPAIVPFVMNKEELTLSEVNSMLNKHSGMLAISGISSDMREVTEAMEEGDRNAKLAFDMYTYRVRKYIGAYAAAMNGIDVLLFTAGVGENSSALRKAVCDGITFLGIELDEEKNATRSKEARVISTEASRVKVLVVPTNEELLIARDTYTLVQAQAAGETSV; encoded by the coding sequence ATGAAAGTACTCGTTATTAATGCAGGAAGCTCTTCTCTAAAATATCAGCTTTATGACATGCGCGATGAATCGGTGCTGGCAAGCGGCCGAGTTGAACGGATCGGCATGGATTCCTCTATCGTAACGCATGAACCAGCAGACAAGCCGGAAGTGCGCGATGTGAGCGAAATTTTGGACCATGTGACGGCAGTTAAAAAGGTTATCGACATGCTGACTCATCCGGATCATGGCGCAGTTGCGACAATGGATGAAATTGAGGCGGTTGGACATCGCGTTGTGCATGGCGGGGAAGTATTCAACAGCTCTACGCTTGTTACACCGGAAGTTAAGCTTGAAATTCGCCGCTTGTTTGATCTTGCGCCGCTGCATAATCCAGCCCATATGATGGGGATTACGGCGGTTGAGGCGAATATGCCGGGCGTTCCACAGGCTGTTGTATTCGATACAGCGTTCCACCAGTCGATGCCGAATACCTCTTACCTATATCCGATCCCGCAGGTACTCTACCGTCGCCACAAGGTACGCCGCTACGGCTTCCACGGCACATCGCACCAATATGTGAGCCAACAAGGCGCAGAGCTGCTTGGAAAGCCGCTGGAGTCGCTTAAAATGGTTACAGCGCATATTGGCAACGGCGCAAGCTGCACGGCGATTTTGGATGGCAAATCGTTTGATACGAGCATGGGCATGACCCCGCTTGAAGGTTTAATGATGGGTACGCGCAGCGGCGACCTTGACCCGGCGATCGTTCCTTTCGTCATGAATAAAGAAGAGCTGACGCTTAGCGAAGTTAATTCCATGCTGAATAAGCATAGCGGCATGCTGGCGATTTCAGGCATCAGCAGCGACATGCGCGAAGTAACGGAAGCGATGGAGGAAGGCGACCGCAATGCGAAGCTAGCTTTTGATATGTACACGTATCGCGTTCGCAAATATATTGGTGCTTACGCAGCTGCGATGAACGGCATTGACGTCCTGCTGTTTACAGCAGGCGTTGGCGAAAACTCTTCGGCGCTTCGCAAAGCGGTATGCGACGGCATCACTTTCCTTGGCATTGAGCTGGATGAAGAGAAAAATGCAACGCGCAGCAAGGAAGCGCGGGTTATTTCGACAGAGGCTTCGCGCGTGAAGGTGCTGGTTGTTCCTACGAATGAAGAGCTCTTGATCGCTCGCGATACGTATACACTGGTACAAGCACAGGCTGCTGGAGAAACAAGCGTTTAA